The Procambarus clarkii isolate CNS0578487 chromosome 57, FALCON_Pclarkii_2.0, whole genome shotgun sequence genome has a segment encoding these proteins:
- the LOC123745025 gene encoding putative nuclease HARBI1 isoform X2 — translation MTSRHTSDLLFTFLLAEELDAVDSAYDALKYHKLSKNNLCARGSRSAENYLQKGGMMAFYNYNLSDFRVHFGMTRPQVEELFTELQPHYRYERGTKLPLENVVLASLWVLSSQESYRIIAERFQTSKSVICTSLHHFCNLVSGNLENRISWPCESALANTVKGFEEAGFPGTIGAIDACHIAINKPKDVEEPEAYMNDKNVFCTTLLAVCDNEHKFTYVNVGHPGTLCDANVFRRCELFQAFNDDPHSLLPLEFQLGNDIYPYHIISDVGFPLSVYVMTPYEDNGYLTAREINYNKRHLSAMMIISRSICLLKSRFSRLKLLLMQHLAQCSVAIKACCILHNICMENGDLEALDIDEDDIPPPPTETCTDFQPCIVGEGKRNAIADSFL, via the exons ATGACTTCAAGACACACAAGTGATTTGCTCTTTACATTTCTCCTTGCTGAAGAATTAGATGCTGTTGACAGTGCCTATGATGCACTAAAGTATCACAAGCTAAGTAAAAATAATCTCTGCGCAAG GGGCAGTCGCAGTGCTGAAAATTATTTGCAGAAAGGGGGCATGATGGCCTTCTACAACTACAACTTGAGTGACTTTCGTGTTCATTTTGGGATGACACGACCACAAGTTGAG GAGCTGTTCACAGAACTTCAGCCTCACTATCGATACGAGAGAGGAACAAAGTTGCCCCTTGAGAATGTTGTGCTAgcaagtttatgggtattatccAGCCAAGAGTCATACAGAATTATAGCAGAGAGATTCCAGACCAGCAAATCTGTCATTTGTACTTCTCTGCATCATTTCTGTAACCTTGTGTCAGgaaacctggagaacagaataaGTTGGCCATGTGAATCTGCTTTGGCAAATACTGTCAAGGGCTTTGAGGAAGCTGGTTTTCCAGGCACCATTGGAGCAATAGATGCTTGTCATATTGCCATAAACAAACCCAAGGATGTTGAGGAGCCTGAGGCATACATGAATGACAAAAATGTCTTTTGTACTACATTATTAGCTGTGTGTGACAATGAACATAAATTTACATATGTTAATGTTGGACATCCTGGAACTTTGTGTGATGCTAACGTTTTTAGGAGATGTGAATTATTTCAAGCATTCAATGATGATCCTCATTCTTTATTGCCTTTAGAATTTCAATTAGGAAATGATATTTATCCCTACCATATAATTTCTGATGTTGGATTTCCCCTTTCAGTGTATGTTATGACTCCTTATGAAGATAATGGTTACTTGACAGCTAGagaaattaattacaataaaagaCATTTATCAGCTATGATGATAATTTCTAGATCAATTTGCTTGCTAAAGAGTAGATTTAGCCGCCTAAAACTCTTACTAATGCAACATCTTGCACAATGTAGTGTTGCTATTAAAGCTTGTTGTATTCTACATAATATATGCATGGAAAATGGTGATTTGGAAGCATTAGACATTGATGAGGATGATATACCTCCTCCACCTACTGAAACATGCACCGACTTTCAGCCTTGCATTGTTGGGGAAGGAAAACGTAATGCAATTGCAGACTCATTTTTGTAA
- the LOC123745025 gene encoding putative nuclease HARBI1 isoform X1, which produces MTSRHTSDLLFTFLLAEELDAVDSAYDALKYHKLSKNNLCARPIKRQKLSHADPVQHFGEGQIVIKTEESESRRRRKGSRSAENYLQKGGMMAFYNYNLSDFRVHFGMTRPQVEELFTELQPHYRYERGTKLPLENVVLASLWVLSSQESYRIIAERFQTSKSVICTSLHHFCNLVSGNLENRISWPCESALANTVKGFEEAGFPGTIGAIDACHIAINKPKDVEEPEAYMNDKNVFCTTLLAVCDNEHKFTYVNVGHPGTLCDANVFRRCELFQAFNDDPHSLLPLEFQLGNDIYPYHIISDVGFPLSVYVMTPYEDNGYLTAREINYNKRHLSAMMIISRSICLLKSRFSRLKLLLMQHLAQCSVAIKACCILHNICMENGDLEALDIDEDDIPPPPTETCTDFQPCIVGEGKRNAIADSFL; this is translated from the exons ATGACTTCAAGACACACAAGTGATTTGCTCTTTACATTTCTCCTTGCTGAAGAATTAGATGCTGTTGACAGTGCCTATGATGCACTAAAGTATCACAAGCTAAGTAAAAATAATCTCTGCGCAAG gcCTATCAAGAGACAAAAGTTATCACATGCAGACCCTGTTCAGCATTTTGGTGAAGGTCAGATTGTCATCAAAACAGAGGAATCAGAGAGCAGGAGACGCAGAAA GGGCAGTCGCAGTGCTGAAAATTATTTGCAGAAAGGGGGCATGATGGCCTTCTACAACTACAACTTGAGTGACTTTCGTGTTCATTTTGGGATGACACGACCACAAGTTGAG GAGCTGTTCACAGAACTTCAGCCTCACTATCGATACGAGAGAGGAACAAAGTTGCCCCTTGAGAATGTTGTGCTAgcaagtttatgggtattatccAGCCAAGAGTCATACAGAATTATAGCAGAGAGATTCCAGACCAGCAAATCTGTCATTTGTACTTCTCTGCATCATTTCTGTAACCTTGTGTCAGgaaacctggagaacagaataaGTTGGCCATGTGAATCTGCTTTGGCAAATACTGTCAAGGGCTTTGAGGAAGCTGGTTTTCCAGGCACCATTGGAGCAATAGATGCTTGTCATATTGCCATAAACAAACCCAAGGATGTTGAGGAGCCTGAGGCATACATGAATGACAAAAATGTCTTTTGTACTACATTATTAGCTGTGTGTGACAATGAACATAAATTTACATATGTTAATGTTGGACATCCTGGAACTTTGTGTGATGCTAACGTTTTTAGGAGATGTGAATTATTTCAAGCATTCAATGATGATCCTCATTCTTTATTGCCTTTAGAATTTCAATTAGGAAATGATATTTATCCCTACCATATAATTTCTGATGTTGGATTTCCCCTTTCAGTGTATGTTATGACTCCTTATGAAGATAATGGTTACTTGACAGCTAGagaaattaattacaataaaagaCATTTATCAGCTATGATGATAATTTCTAGATCAATTTGCTTGCTAAAGAGTAGATTTAGCCGCCTAAAACTCTTACTAATGCAACATCTTGCACAATGTAGTGTTGCTATTAAAGCTTGTTGTATTCTACATAATATATGCATGGAAAATGGTGATTTGGAAGCATTAGACATTGATGAGGATGATATACCTCCTCCACCTACTGAAACATGCACCGACTTTCAGCCTTGCATTGTTGGGGAAGGAAAACGTAATGCAATTGCAGACTCATTTTTGTAA